One Dasypus novemcinctus isolate mDasNov1 chromosome 1, mDasNov1.1.hap2, whole genome shotgun sequence genomic window carries:
- the SLC26A1 gene encoding sulfate anion transporter 1 isoform X1, producing MIEPSPHTQPLCRAGPASRGSSRPAAPGPPSSCSSHLRRLPGRPEAPGMDAPSELVLQDVGPALVRRRALAARGLHEELKGRLRRGCECSWARAWALLQALVPATHWLPRYRPREALAGDALSGLVIGILLVPQAIAYSLLAGLQPVYSLYTSFFANLIYALLGTSRHVSVGIFSLLCLMVGQVVDRELQLAGFDPAQDGPGPAAHGGARNASAAGLALGLQGCGRDCYAIRVATALTLMAGIYQVLMGVLRLGFVSAYLSQPLLDGFAAGASLTILTSQLRHLLGVRVPRHRGPGMVVSTWLSLLRSAGQANLCDVLTSAVCLVVLLATKELSERCRHRLRVPLPTELAVIVVATLVSHFGRLHERFGSSVAGDIPTGFLAPRAPDPVLMQRVALDAVALALVGSTFSVSLAEMFARSHGYSVRANQELLAVGCCNVVPAFFHCFATSAALAKSLVKTATGCHTQLSSVVSAAVVLLVLLVLAPLFRDLQRCVLACVIVVSLRGALRKVVDVPRLWRLSPADGLVWVATAATCVLLSTEAGLLAGVLLSLLTLAGRTQRPHAALLARVGDSACFEDAAEFEGLVPEPGVHVFRFGGPLHYANKDFFLRALYSLTGLDAGHVAAGGREPGARAAASQGPRDPTSTVAALLPGGTGFHAVVVDCAPLLFLDAAGLATLRDLRRDYEALGVALLLACCGPSVRDMLRRGGFLGEDLGDAAEEGQLFHSVHSAVLAAQARHRALVVADATL from the exons ATGATTGAACCATCGCCGCACACTCAGCCGCTCTGCAGAGCGGGGCCCGCGTCCCGAGGGTCCAGCCGGCCAGCAGCGCCAGGCCCTCCCTCCTCCTGTTCGTCGCACCTTCGGCGGCTCCCAG GTCGGCCCGAGGCTCCGGGGATGGACGCGCCGTCTGAGCTCGTGCTGCAGGACGTGGGGCCGGCGCTGGTGCGACGGCGGGCCCTGGCCGCCCGGGGCCTGCACGAGGAGCTCAAGGGCAGGCTGCGGCGGGGCTGCGAGTGCAGCTGGGCACGGGCGTGGGCGCTGCTTCAGGCCCTGGTCCCCGCGACGCACTGGCTGCCCCGCTACCGCCCGCGGGAGGCGCTGGCGGGCGACGCGCTGTCAGGCCTGGTCATCGGCATCCTGCTGGTGCCCCAGGCCATCGCCTACTCGCTGCTGGCGGGGCTGCAGCCCGTCTACAGCCTCTACACCTCCTTCTTCGCCAACCTCATCTACGCCCTGCTGGGCACCTCCCGCCACGTGTCCGTGGGCATCTTCAGCCTGCTCTGCCTCATGGTGGGGCAGGTGGTGGACCGCGAGCTCCAGCTGGCCGGCTTCGACCCCGCGCAGGACGGCCCAGGGCCCGCGGCCCACGGCGGCGCCCGCAACGCCTCGGCCGCCGGGCTGGCGCTCGGGCTGCAGGGCTGCGGGCGGGACTGCTACGCCATCCGCGTCGCCACGGCCCTCACGCTCATGGCTGGCATTTACCAG GTGCTCATGGGCGTCCTGCGGCTGGGCTTCGTGTCGGCCTACCTCTCGCAGCCCCTGCTCGACGGCTTCGCCGCGGGGGCAtcgctgaccatcctcacctcgcAGCTGCGGCACCTGCTGGGCGTGCGGGTCCCGCGGCACCGGGGCCCCGGCATGGTGGTGAGCACGTGGCTGAGCCTGCTGCGCAGCGCCGGGCAGGCCAACCTGTGCGACGTGCTCACCAGCGCCGTGTGCCTGGTGGTGCTGCTGGCCACCAAGGAGCTGTCCGAGCGCTGCCGGCACCGCCTGCGGGTGCCGCTGCCCACCGAGCTGGCCGTCATCGTGGTGGCCACGCTCGTGTCCCACTTCGGCCGGCTGCACGAGCGCTTCGGCTCCAGTGTGGCCGGCGACATCCCCACCGGCTTCCTGGCGCCGCGGGCCCCTGACCCGGTGCTGATGCAGCGTGTGGCCCTGGATGCCGTGGCCCTGGCCCTTGTGGGCTCCACCTTCTCTGTCTCGCTGGCCGAGATGTTCGCCCGCAGCCACGGCTACTCGGTGCGCGCCAACCAGGAGCTCCTGGCCGTGGGCTGCTGCAACGTGGTGCCCGCCTTCTTCCACTGCTTCGCCACCAGCGCCGCGCTGGCCAAGAGCCTGGTGAAGACGGCCACCGGCTGCCACACGCAGCTGTCCAGCGTGGTCAGCGCCGCCGTGGTGCTGCTGGTGCTGCTGGTGCTGGCGCCACTCTTCCGGGACCTGCAGAGGTGCGTGCTGGCCTGCGTCATTGTCGTCAGCCTGCGCGGGGCCCTGCGCAAGGTGGTGGACGTCCCGCGGCTGTGGCGGCTGAGCCCGGCCGACGGGCTGGTCTGGGTGGCCACGGCAGCCACCTGCGTGCTGCTGAGCACCGAGGCCGGGCTCCTGGCGGGCGTGCTCCTCTCGCTGCTCACCCTGGCGGGCCGCACGCAGCGCCCACACGCCGCTCTGCTCGCCCGCGTCGGGGACTCCGCCTGCTTCGAGGACGCAGCTGAGTTCGAGGGCCTCGTCCCCGAGCCGGGCGTGCACGTCTTCCGCTTCGGGGGGCCACTGCACTACGCCAACAAGGACTTCTTCCTGCGCGCGCTCTACAGCCTCACGGGGCTCGACGCGGGGCACGTGGCTGCCGGCGGACGGGAGCCGGGGGCCAGGGCGGCGGCCAGCCAGGGACCCCGGGACCCGACGAGCACCGTGGCCGCGCTGCTGCCCGGGGGGACAGGTTTCCACGCCGTGGTCGTCGACTGCGCCCCGCTGCTGTTTCTGGACGCGGCCGGCCTCGCCACGCTGCGCGACCTGCGCCGGGACTACGAGGCCCTGGGGGTGGCCCTGCTCCTGGCCTGCTGTGGCCCCTCAGTGAGGGACATGCTGAGGCGGGGCGGCTTCCTCGGGGAGGACCTGGGGGACGCGGCCGAGGAGGGGCAGCTGTTCCACAGCGTGCACAGCGCCGTGCTGGCGGCCCAAGCCCGCCACCGGGCGCTGGTGGTGGCCGATGCCACCCTGTAG
- the IDUA gene encoding alpha-L-iduronidase isoform X2 — protein sequence MGSPSGRFTDFEDKRQVFWWRDLVSLLARRYIGRYGMAQVSRWNFETWNEPDHHDFDNVSMTMQGFLNYYDACSEGLRAASPALRLGGPGDSFHPPPRSPLCWGLLEHCHNGPNFFTGEAGVRLDYIALHKKGAGSSSYILEQEKVTVQLIQQLFPAFADTPVYNDEADPLVGWSLPQPWRADVTYAAMVVKVIAQHQNLLIANGSSSVRYALLSNDNAFLSYHPHPFSQRTLTARFQVNNTRPPHVQLLRKPVLTAMGLLALLDSEQLWAEVSRAGVEVSGSHAVGVLASAHRPADPADAWRASVLVYASDDTRAHANRSAAVTLSLFGVPPAPGLVYVTLYLDNRLCSPHGEWQRLGRPVFPSPEQFRRMRAAEDPVAAAPRPFPAGGRLTLRPELPLPSLLLLHVCARPARPPGQVTRLRALPLARGQLALVWSDERMGTKCLWTYDIQFSQDGQAYEPISRKASTFNLFVFSPDTALVSGTYRVRAVDYWARSGPFSHPVKYLEGPAP from the exons ATGGGCAGCCCCTCAGGACGCTTCACTGACTTCGAGGACAAGCGGCAggtgttctggtggagggacctGGTCTCACTCCTGGCCCGGAGATACATCG GTCGGTATGGAATGGCACAGGTTTCCAGGTGGAACTTTGAGACCTGGAACGAGCCGGACCACCACGACTTCGACAACGTCTCCATGACCATGCAAG GCTTCCTCAACTACTACGACGCGTGCTCCGAGGGCCTGCGCGCGGCCAGCCCGGCGCTGCGGCTGGGTGGCCCCGGCGACTCCTTCCACCCGCCGCCCCGGTCCCCCCTgtgctggggcctcctggagcactgccacaatGGCCCCAACTTCTTCACGGGGGAGGCAGGCGTCCGGCTGGACTACATCGCCCTCCACAAGAAG GGCGCTGGGAGTTCTAGCTACATTCTGGAGCAGGAGAAGGTGACCGTGCAGCTGATCCAGCAGCTCTTCCCCGCGTTCGCCGACACCCCCGTCTACAACGACGAGGCCGACCCGCTGGTGGGCTGGTCCCTGCCGCAGCCGTGGAGGGCTGACGTGACGTACGCGGCCATGGTCGTGAAG GTCATCGCGCAGCACCAGAACCTGCTGATCGCCAATGGGAGCTCCTCGGTCCGCTACGCGCTCCTGAGCAACGACAACGCCTTCCTGAGCTACCACCCGCACCCCTTCTCGCAGCGCACGCTCACCGCCCGCTTCCAGGTCAACAACACGCGCCCGCCGCACGTGCAGCTGCTGCGCAAGCCCGTGCTCACCGCCATGGGGCTGCTGGCCCTGCTGG ACAGCGAGCAGCTCTGGGCGGAGGTGTCGCGGGCCGGCGTGGAGGTGAGCGGCAGCCACGCGGTGGGCGTCCTGGCCAGCGCCCACCGCCCCGCCGATCCCGCCGACGCCTGGCGCGCCTCGGTGCTGGTCTACGCGAGCGATGACACCCGAGCGCACGCCAACCGCAGCGCCGCCGTGACCCTCAGCCTGTTCGGggtgccccccgcccccg GCCTGGTCTACGTGACGCTCTACCTGGACAACCGGCTGTGCAGCCCCCACGGCGAATGGCAGCGCCTCGGCCGGCCCGTCTTCCCCTCGCCCGAGCAGTTCCGGCGCATGCGCGCGGCCGAG GACCCGGTGGCCGCGGCGCCTCGCCCCTTCCCCGCCGGCGGCCGCCTGACGCTGCGCCCGGAGCTGCCGCTGCCCTCGCTCCTGCTCCTGCACGTGTGCGCGCGCCCCGCAAGGCCGCCGGGCCAG GTGACCCGGCTCCGCGCCCTGCCCCTGGCCCGCGGGCAGCTGGCTCTGGTCTGGTCGGACGAGCGCATGGGCACCAA GTGCCTGTGGACATatgacatccagttctcccaggacggCCAGGCCTATGAGCCCATCAGCAGGAAGGCGTCCACCTTTAACCTCTTTGTGTTCAGTCCAG ACACAGCGCTGGTTTCTGGCACCTACCGCGTTCGTGCCGTGGACTACTGGGCCCGGTCGGGCCCCTTCTCCCACCCCGTGAAGTACCTGGAGGGCCCCGCCCCCTAG
- the SLC26A1 gene encoding sulfate anion transporter 1 isoform X2, producing the protein MDAPSELVLQDVGPALVRRRALAARGLHEELKGRLRRGCECSWARAWALLQALVPATHWLPRYRPREALAGDALSGLVIGILLVPQAIAYSLLAGLQPVYSLYTSFFANLIYALLGTSRHVSVGIFSLLCLMVGQVVDRELQLAGFDPAQDGPGPAAHGGARNASAAGLALGLQGCGRDCYAIRVATALTLMAGIYQVLMGVLRLGFVSAYLSQPLLDGFAAGASLTILTSQLRHLLGVRVPRHRGPGMVVSTWLSLLRSAGQANLCDVLTSAVCLVVLLATKELSERCRHRLRVPLPTELAVIVVATLVSHFGRLHERFGSSVAGDIPTGFLAPRAPDPVLMQRVALDAVALALVGSTFSVSLAEMFARSHGYSVRANQELLAVGCCNVVPAFFHCFATSAALAKSLVKTATGCHTQLSSVVSAAVVLLVLLVLAPLFRDLQRCVLACVIVVSLRGALRKVVDVPRLWRLSPADGLVWVATAATCVLLSTEAGLLAGVLLSLLTLAGRTQRPHAALLARVGDSACFEDAAEFEGLVPEPGVHVFRFGGPLHYANKDFFLRALYSLTGLDAGHVAAGGREPGARAAASQGPRDPTSTVAALLPGGTGFHAVVVDCAPLLFLDAAGLATLRDLRRDYEALGVALLLACCGPSVRDMLRRGGFLGEDLGDAAEEGQLFHSVHSAVLAAQARHRALVVADATL; encoded by the exons ATGGACGCGCCGTCTGAGCTCGTGCTGCAGGACGTGGGGCCGGCGCTGGTGCGACGGCGGGCCCTGGCCGCCCGGGGCCTGCACGAGGAGCTCAAGGGCAGGCTGCGGCGGGGCTGCGAGTGCAGCTGGGCACGGGCGTGGGCGCTGCTTCAGGCCCTGGTCCCCGCGACGCACTGGCTGCCCCGCTACCGCCCGCGGGAGGCGCTGGCGGGCGACGCGCTGTCAGGCCTGGTCATCGGCATCCTGCTGGTGCCCCAGGCCATCGCCTACTCGCTGCTGGCGGGGCTGCAGCCCGTCTACAGCCTCTACACCTCCTTCTTCGCCAACCTCATCTACGCCCTGCTGGGCACCTCCCGCCACGTGTCCGTGGGCATCTTCAGCCTGCTCTGCCTCATGGTGGGGCAGGTGGTGGACCGCGAGCTCCAGCTGGCCGGCTTCGACCCCGCGCAGGACGGCCCAGGGCCCGCGGCCCACGGCGGCGCCCGCAACGCCTCGGCCGCCGGGCTGGCGCTCGGGCTGCAGGGCTGCGGGCGGGACTGCTACGCCATCCGCGTCGCCACGGCCCTCACGCTCATGGCTGGCATTTACCAG GTGCTCATGGGCGTCCTGCGGCTGGGCTTCGTGTCGGCCTACCTCTCGCAGCCCCTGCTCGACGGCTTCGCCGCGGGGGCAtcgctgaccatcctcacctcgcAGCTGCGGCACCTGCTGGGCGTGCGGGTCCCGCGGCACCGGGGCCCCGGCATGGTGGTGAGCACGTGGCTGAGCCTGCTGCGCAGCGCCGGGCAGGCCAACCTGTGCGACGTGCTCACCAGCGCCGTGTGCCTGGTGGTGCTGCTGGCCACCAAGGAGCTGTCCGAGCGCTGCCGGCACCGCCTGCGGGTGCCGCTGCCCACCGAGCTGGCCGTCATCGTGGTGGCCACGCTCGTGTCCCACTTCGGCCGGCTGCACGAGCGCTTCGGCTCCAGTGTGGCCGGCGACATCCCCACCGGCTTCCTGGCGCCGCGGGCCCCTGACCCGGTGCTGATGCAGCGTGTGGCCCTGGATGCCGTGGCCCTGGCCCTTGTGGGCTCCACCTTCTCTGTCTCGCTGGCCGAGATGTTCGCCCGCAGCCACGGCTACTCGGTGCGCGCCAACCAGGAGCTCCTGGCCGTGGGCTGCTGCAACGTGGTGCCCGCCTTCTTCCACTGCTTCGCCACCAGCGCCGCGCTGGCCAAGAGCCTGGTGAAGACGGCCACCGGCTGCCACACGCAGCTGTCCAGCGTGGTCAGCGCCGCCGTGGTGCTGCTGGTGCTGCTGGTGCTGGCGCCACTCTTCCGGGACCTGCAGAGGTGCGTGCTGGCCTGCGTCATTGTCGTCAGCCTGCGCGGGGCCCTGCGCAAGGTGGTGGACGTCCCGCGGCTGTGGCGGCTGAGCCCGGCCGACGGGCTGGTCTGGGTGGCCACGGCAGCCACCTGCGTGCTGCTGAGCACCGAGGCCGGGCTCCTGGCGGGCGTGCTCCTCTCGCTGCTCACCCTGGCGGGCCGCACGCAGCGCCCACACGCCGCTCTGCTCGCCCGCGTCGGGGACTCCGCCTGCTTCGAGGACGCAGCTGAGTTCGAGGGCCTCGTCCCCGAGCCGGGCGTGCACGTCTTCCGCTTCGGGGGGCCACTGCACTACGCCAACAAGGACTTCTTCCTGCGCGCGCTCTACAGCCTCACGGGGCTCGACGCGGGGCACGTGGCTGCCGGCGGACGGGAGCCGGGGGCCAGGGCGGCGGCCAGCCAGGGACCCCGGGACCCGACGAGCACCGTGGCCGCGCTGCTGCCCGGGGGGACAGGTTTCCACGCCGTGGTCGTCGACTGCGCCCCGCTGCTGTTTCTGGACGCGGCCGGCCTCGCCACGCTGCGCGACCTGCGCCGGGACTACGAGGCCCTGGGGGTGGCCCTGCTCCTGGCCTGCTGTGGCCCCTCAGTGAGGGACATGCTGAGGCGGGGCGGCTTCCTCGGGGAGGACCTGGGGGACGCGGCCGAGGAGGGGCAGCTGTTCCACAGCGTGCACAGCGCCGTGCTGGCGGCCCAAGCCCGCCACCGGGCGCTGGTGGTGGCCGATGCCACCCTGTAG
- the IDUA gene encoding alpha-L-iduronidase isoform X1 gives MRPPHLRAAMLALLAALLAAPLAAPAEAPHLVRVDAARALRPLRPFWRSTGFCPPLPHDQADRYDLSWDQQLNLAYVGAVPHGGLEQVRTHWLLDLVTARGAAGGRLSYNFTHLDAYLDLLRENQLLPGFELMGSPSGRFTDFEDKRQVFWWRDLVSLLARRYIGRYGMAQVSRWNFETWNEPDHHDFDNVSMTMQGFLNYYDACSEGLRAASPALRLGGPGDSFHPPPRSPLCWGLLEHCHNGPNFFTGEAGVRLDYIALHKKGAGSSSYILEQEKVTVQLIQQLFPAFADTPVYNDEADPLVGWSLPQPWRADVTYAAMVVKVIAQHQNLLIANGSSSVRYALLSNDNAFLSYHPHPFSQRTLTARFQVNNTRPPHVQLLRKPVLTAMGLLALLDSEQLWAEVSRAGVEVSGSHAVGVLASAHRPADPADAWRASVLVYASDDTRAHANRSAAVTLSLFGVPPAPGLVYVTLYLDNRLCSPHGEWQRLGRPVFPSPEQFRRMRAAEDPVAAAPRPFPAGGRLTLRPELPLPSLLLLHVCARPARPPGQVTRLRALPLARGQLALVWSDERMGTKCLWTYDIQFSQDGQAYEPISRKASTFNLFVFSPDTALVSGTYRVRAVDYWARSGPFSHPVKYLEGPAP, from the exons ATGCGCCCCCCGCACCTCCGCGCCGCGATGCTCGCGCTCCTGGCCGCGCTCCTGGCCGCGCCCCTGGCGGCCCCCGCGGAGGCCCCGCACCTGGTGCGCGTGGACGCGGCTCGCGCCCTGCGGCCCCTGCGGCCTTTCTGGAGGAGCACAGGCTTCTG TCCCCCACTGCCACATGACCAAGCTGACCGCTATGACCTCAGCTGGGACCAGCAGCTCAACCTTGCCTACGTGGGAGCTGTCCCGCACGGGGGTCTCGAGCAGGTGCGGACACACTGGCTGCTGGACCTCGTCACTGCCAG GGGGGCGGCCGGCGGGCGCCTGAGCTACAACTTCACCCACCTGGACGCATACCTGGACCTTCTCAGGGAGAACCAGCTCCTCCCTG GTTTTGAGCTGATGGGCAGCCCCTCAGGACGCTTCACTGACTTCGAGGACAAGCGGCAggtgttctggtggagggacctGGTCTCACTCCTGGCCCGGAGATACATCG GTCGGTATGGAATGGCACAGGTTTCCAGGTGGAACTTTGAGACCTGGAACGAGCCGGACCACCACGACTTCGACAACGTCTCCATGACCATGCAAG GCTTCCTCAACTACTACGACGCGTGCTCCGAGGGCCTGCGCGCGGCCAGCCCGGCGCTGCGGCTGGGTGGCCCCGGCGACTCCTTCCACCCGCCGCCCCGGTCCCCCCTgtgctggggcctcctggagcactgccacaatGGCCCCAACTTCTTCACGGGGGAGGCAGGCGTCCGGCTGGACTACATCGCCCTCCACAAGAAG GGCGCTGGGAGTTCTAGCTACATTCTGGAGCAGGAGAAGGTGACCGTGCAGCTGATCCAGCAGCTCTTCCCCGCGTTCGCCGACACCCCCGTCTACAACGACGAGGCCGACCCGCTGGTGGGCTGGTCCCTGCCGCAGCCGTGGAGGGCTGACGTGACGTACGCGGCCATGGTCGTGAAG GTCATCGCGCAGCACCAGAACCTGCTGATCGCCAATGGGAGCTCCTCGGTCCGCTACGCGCTCCTGAGCAACGACAACGCCTTCCTGAGCTACCACCCGCACCCCTTCTCGCAGCGCACGCTCACCGCCCGCTTCCAGGTCAACAACACGCGCCCGCCGCACGTGCAGCTGCTGCGCAAGCCCGTGCTCACCGCCATGGGGCTGCTGGCCCTGCTGG ACAGCGAGCAGCTCTGGGCGGAGGTGTCGCGGGCCGGCGTGGAGGTGAGCGGCAGCCACGCGGTGGGCGTCCTGGCCAGCGCCCACCGCCCCGCCGATCCCGCCGACGCCTGGCGCGCCTCGGTGCTGGTCTACGCGAGCGATGACACCCGAGCGCACGCCAACCGCAGCGCCGCCGTGACCCTCAGCCTGTTCGGggtgccccccgcccccg GCCTGGTCTACGTGACGCTCTACCTGGACAACCGGCTGTGCAGCCCCCACGGCGAATGGCAGCGCCTCGGCCGGCCCGTCTTCCCCTCGCCCGAGCAGTTCCGGCGCATGCGCGCGGCCGAG GACCCGGTGGCCGCGGCGCCTCGCCCCTTCCCCGCCGGCGGCCGCCTGACGCTGCGCCCGGAGCTGCCGCTGCCCTCGCTCCTGCTCCTGCACGTGTGCGCGCGCCCCGCAAGGCCGCCGGGCCAG GTGACCCGGCTCCGCGCCCTGCCCCTGGCCCGCGGGCAGCTGGCTCTGGTCTGGTCGGACGAGCGCATGGGCACCAA GTGCCTGTGGACATatgacatccagttctcccaggacggCCAGGCCTATGAGCCCATCAGCAGGAAGGCGTCCACCTTTAACCTCTTTGTGTTCAGTCCAG ACACAGCGCTGGTTTCTGGCACCTACCGCGTTCGTGCCGTGGACTACTGGGCCCGGTCGGGCCCCTTCTCCCACCCCGTGAAGTACCTGGAGGGCCCCGCCCCCTAG